The Apodemus sylvaticus chromosome 5, mApoSyl1.1, whole genome shotgun sequence genome has a segment encoding these proteins:
- the LOC127684499 gene encoding olfactory receptor 4K13-like — MDEGNHTVVSEFILWGLSSSQRIEVLLFVVFLMLYLLIVSGNIVILVLITTDPHLHSPMYFLLANLSFIDMWLSSVTTPKMITDFLRENKTISFAGCMSQVFFAHCIAAGEMVLLVVMAYDRYVAICKPLHYFTIMNLRRCTGLVFTSWTTGFVHAMSHLIVIVELPFCGPKEIDSFFCDMPLVIKLACMNSRDLDVLMNADCGLVAVTCFILLLISYTYILITVCQSSKAGASKAMNTCTAHITVVLIFFVPCIFIYVWPLNITWLDKFLAVFYSVFTPLLNPAIYTLRNKEMKNAMKRFISNYLGHKGKF, encoded by the coding sequence ATGGATGAAGGCAATCATACTGTGGTGTCAGAATTTATACTCTGGGGACTTTCCAGTTCACAGAGGATAGAGGTCTTACTCTTTGTGGTGTTTTTAATGCtttatcttctcattgtttctgGAAATATTGTCATTCTGGTTTTAATCACCACTGACCCCCATCTGCATTCTCCCATGTACTTCTTGTTGGCCAACCTGTCCTTTATTGATATGTGGCTCTCCTCAGTCACTACTCCTAAGATGATCACAGACTTTCTCAGGGAAAACAAGACCATTTCCTTTGCAGGATGTATGTCACAAGTCTTCTTTGCTCATTGCATTGCTGCAGGAGAGATGGTGCTGTTGGTGGTAATGGCttatgatcgctatgtggccatctgcaaacCACTCCATTACTTCACTATCATGAACTTGAGGAGATGTACTGGGTTGGTGTTCACTTCCTGGACAACTGGGTTTGTACATGCTATGAGTCATTTGATAGTGATTGTGGAGTTACCTTTTTGTGGACCTAAGGAAATAGATAGCTTTTTCTGTGACATGCCATTGGTCATTAAGCTAGCTTGCATGAATTCCCGTGACTTGGATGTTCTAATGAATGCTGACTGTGGACTTGTGGCTGTAACTTGCTTTATTCTGTTGCTTATTTCCTATACATATATTCTTATCACTGTATGTCAGAGCTCTAAAGCTGGTGCATCGAAGGCGATGAACACATGCACTGCCCACATTACAGTGGTGCTCATCTTTTTTGTGCCCTGCATCTTCATCTATGTGTGGCCCCTCAATATCACCTGGTTGGATAAATTTCTTGCTGTGTTTTACTCTGTTTTTACACCTCTCCTAAATCCAGCCATTTATACTCTGAGAAATAAAGAGATGAAAAACGCCATGAAAAGATTTATAAGCAACTACCTTGgtcacaaaggaaaattctaa
- the LOC127684881 gene encoding olfactory receptor 4F4-like: MNEASTETFLWNESTREANNSVVKEFIFVGLSDSWELQIFLFAFFFIFYVGIVFGNLLIVVTVTYDSHLHSPMYFLLANLSFIDLCLSSVTAPKMITDFFSKLRVISVHGCFAQIFLLHFFGGSEMVTLIAMAFDRYIAICKPLRYTAIMRGNVCVGFVATAWGIGFLHSVSQLAFAVNLPFCGPNKVDSFYCDLPRVLKLACADTYRLDIMVIANSGMLTVCSFALLIISYGIILMTIQRRPSDRSSKALSTLTAHITVVLLFFGPCVFIYAWPFPIKSLDKFLAVFYSVVTPLLNPIIYTLRNTEMKTAMRRLRQWNLNIWVKT, from the exons ATGAATGAA GCTAGTACAGAGACTTTCCTCTGGAATGAATCTACAAGGGAAGCAAACAACTCCGTggtgaaagaatttatttttgttggacTCTCCGACTCTTGGGAACTACAGATCTTTCTGTTTgcgttcttttttattttctatgtaggCATTGTATTTGGAAACCTTCTTATTGTCGTGACTGTGACCTATGATTCCCACCTCCACTCTCCTATGTACTTCCTGTTGGCCAACCTCTCATTCATCGATCTGTGTCTGTCCTCTGTCACAGCACCGAAGATGATTACTGATTTTTTCAGCAAACTCAGAGTCATCTCTGTCCATGGCTGTTTTGCACAGATATTTCTTCTTCACTTCTTTGGGGGAAGTGAAATGGTGACCCTCATAGCCATGGCGTTTGACAGATATATAGCAATTTGTAAGCCTTTACGCTACACTGCAATTATGCGTGGCAATGTATGTGTTGGTTTTGTGGCGACTGCATGGGGAATTGGCTTTCTACACTCAGTGAGTCAATTGGCCTTTGCAGTGAACTTACCCTTTTGTGGTCCCAATAAGGTTGACAGTTTTTATTGTGACCTTCCAAGAGTACTCAAACTTGCCTGTGCAGACACTTATAGGTTAGACATCATGGTCATTGCCAACAGTGGTATGCttactgtgtgttcttttgctttGTTAATCATCTCCTATGGTATCATTCTAATGACCATCCAGCGCCGCCCCTCTGATAGGTCATCTAAGGCTCTGTCTACACTGACTGCTCATATCACAGTAGTTCTTCTGTTTTTTGGACCTTGCGTCTTCATTTATGCCTGGCCCTTTCCCATCAAGTCATTAGATAAATTCCTTGCTGTGTTTTATTCTGTGGTTACTCCTCTCTTGAATCCCATTATATACACACTGAGGAACACAGAGATGAAAACTGCCATGAGACGCCTGAGGCAATGGAATTTAAACATTTGGGTGAAGACATAG